A single Paenibacillus sp. FSL R5-0517 DNA region contains:
- a CDS encoding class II aldolase/adducin family protein, producing the protein MSEQQIREELTKYARRAVAQGLVVGPGGNLSARSGGTMLLSPSGYALEDLEPEEWIAIDIETGETRAGATRPSSEVLMHLYSYRVNPDIQAIVHTHPAYTIALSLVFNELPHLFPDQSALVGDIGFVPYVLPTTKLLADAVSAKVEEHTALILVNHGLVTTGKNLREAYYRTQVVEESAKVYMIAKAAGEPKVLTAEEYKEIQSLESEAYRVQLLQQLES; encoded by the coding sequence ATGTCTGAACAGCAAATAAGGGAAGAGCTGACGAAATATGCCCGCAGAGCAGTTGCTCAAGGGTTGGTGGTAGGACCCGGCGGCAATCTGAGTGCCCGCTCTGGGGGAACGATGCTGTTGTCTCCGAGTGGTTACGCGCTTGAAGATCTGGAGCCTGAAGAATGGATTGCAATTGATATCGAGACAGGGGAGACTCGTGCCGGAGCAACACGCCCTTCCTCTGAAGTCTTGATGCATCTGTACAGCTATCGTGTGAATCCGGATATTCAAGCCATTGTACATACACATCCGGCATATACAATCGCACTCAGTCTCGTTTTCAATGAATTGCCACACTTGTTTCCGGATCAATCCGCATTGGTGGGTGATATCGGATTCGTGCCTTACGTTCTGCCAACGACCAAACTTCTCGCGGATGCAGTCTCAGCAAAGGTAGAGGAACATACGGCACTCATTCTAGTCAATCACGGATTGGTCACAACGGGTAAAAACCTCCGTGAAGCCTATTACCGCACCCAGGTCGTGGAAGAAAGTGCGAAGGTGTATATGATCGCCAAGGCAGCGGGGGAACCCAAAGTGCTTACTGCCGAAGAATACAAGGAAATTCAATCCCTTGAGAGTGAAGCATACCGTGTGCAGTTGCTGCAACAACTCGAGTCCTGA